A window of Pseudomonas mucidolens contains these coding sequences:
- a CDS encoding YajQ family cyclic di-GMP-binding protein has translation MPSFDVVSELDKHEVTNAVENAVKELDRRYDLKGKGSFEFKEKDLTVNLTAEADFQLEAMIEILKLALVKRKIDVQCLEVKDAYASGKLMKQEAVLKEGIDKELAKKIVAHVKDAKLKVQAAIQGEQVRITGKKRDDLQEAIAALRAKTFDMPLQFNNFRD, from the coding sequence ATGCCGTCGTTCGACGTGGTATCTGAACTGGATAAGCACGAAGTCACCAACGCCGTCGAGAACGCCGTCAAGGAGCTGGACCGTCGTTATGATTTGAAAGGCAAGGGCAGTTTTGAGTTCAAAGAGAAGGATCTGACGGTCAATCTGACTGCGGAAGCTGATTTCCAGTTGGAAGCGATGATCGAGATTCTCAAGCTGGCCCTGGTCAAGCGCAAGATCGATGTGCAGTGCCTTGAGGTCAAGGACGCCTACGCATCCGGCAAGCTGATGAAGCAGGAAGCTGTGCTTAAAGAAGGCATCGACAAGGAGCTGGCGAAAAAGATCGTCGCTCACGTCAAGGATGCCAAGCTCAAGGTCCAGGCCGCGATTCAGGGCGAGCAGGTGCGTATCACCGGCAAGAAACGTGACGATCTGCAAGAGGCCATCGCGGCTCTGCGCGCCAAAACGTTCGACATGCCGCTGCAGTTCAATAACTTTCGCGACTGA
- a CDS encoding SlyX family protein — protein MDLQDRVTDLESRLAFQDDTIETLNDILVTQQRAVERLQLQMTALLKRQEEMGGQFETSEEEAPPPHY, from the coding sequence ATGGACCTGCAAGATCGCGTGACGGACCTCGAAAGCCGCTTGGCTTTTCAGGACGACACGATAGAGACGTTGAACGACATTCTGGTCACCCAGCAGCGTGCGGTGGAGCGTTTGCAGTTGCAGATGACGGCTCTACTCAAGCGCCAGGAAGAGATGGGTGGGCAGTTCGAGACGTCCGAAGAAGAAGCCCCGCCGCCTCATTATTGA
- a CDS encoding putative 2-dehydropantoate 2-reductase, giving the protein MSTLWHVLGAGSLGTLWATRLARAGLPVRLILRDQTRLASYLAAPGLTLVEQGQAHTYPVIAETPDSREPIRRLLVACKAYDAEGAIAQLAQRLTPDAELILLQNGLGSQDAVAAQLPHARCIFASSTEGAFRESNGRVVFAGHGYTWLGDANHPLPPLWLDELHAAGIPHEWSADILTRLWRKLALNCAINPLTVLHHCRNGGLHDHQCEVATLCAELTQLLECCGQPAAAQDLQTEVERVIQATAANYSSMYQDVANGRRTEISYLLGYACRAALRHQLNLPHLQQLQVRLVNHLNAHGLPSD; this is encoded by the coding sequence ATGTCAACTCTTTGGCACGTTCTCGGCGCCGGCAGTCTCGGCACGCTATGGGCCACACGCCTGGCACGCGCCGGCCTGCCGGTCAGGCTGATCCTGCGCGACCAGACACGTCTGGCAAGCTACCTTGCAGCCCCCGGTCTGACCCTGGTGGAACAGGGCCAAGCCCACACCTATCCAGTCATCGCTGAAACGCCCGACAGCCGCGAACCGATTCGTCGCCTGTTGGTAGCGTGCAAGGCCTATGATGCAGAAGGTGCGATCGCACAACTGGCTCAGCGCCTGACGCCGGATGCAGAACTGATTCTGCTGCAAAATGGCCTGGGCAGCCAGGACGCCGTCGCCGCACAACTGCCCCACGCACGCTGTATCTTCGCTTCCAGCACCGAAGGCGCATTTCGCGAAAGCAATGGGCGCGTGGTGTTTGCCGGGCATGGTTATACCTGGCTGGGTGACGCGAACCATCCGTTGCCTCCTCTGTGGCTGGACGAGCTGCACGCCGCCGGTATTCCCCATGAATGGAGTGCCGACATCCTCACCCGTCTCTGGCGAAAACTCGCACTCAACTGTGCGATCAATCCCCTGACCGTGCTGCACCACTGCCGCAACGGCGGCCTACACGATCATCAGTGCGAAGTGGCGACCTTATGCGCCGAGTTGACCCAATTGCTGGAATGCTGTGGCCAGCCAGCCGCAGCGCAGGACCTGCAGACCGAAGTGGAACGAGTGATCCAGGCCACCGCGGCCAATTATTCGTCGATGTACCAGGACGTCGCCAATGGACGGCGTACCGAAATCAGTTATCTGCTTGGCTATGCCTGCCGCGCGGCCTTACGCCATCAGTTGAATCTGCCGCACCTGCAACAACTGCAAG
- a CDS encoding HIT domain-containing protein, whose product MFALDPRLQNDTLPIGDYPLCRLLLCNDSNYLWLILVPRIDAVSEVFQLDSADQQRLWQETTALAQLLDQGFAADKINIGALGNVVSQLHVHVIARKRDDAAWPAPVWGKHPAVPYAPEQVTAIRARLRALLPADFIFTQD is encoded by the coding sequence GTGTTCGCCCTGGATCCACGTCTGCAAAATGACACGCTGCCGATTGGGGATTACCCCTTGTGTCGGCTGCTGCTGTGCAACGACTCTAATTACCTCTGGTTGATTCTGGTGCCACGCATCGATGCTGTCAGTGAGGTGTTTCAACTCGATAGCGCCGATCAACAGCGGCTGTGGCAGGAAACCACGGCCTTGGCGCAATTGCTCGATCAGGGCTTTGCTGCTGACAAAATAAACATTGGCGCCTTGGGCAACGTCGTCAGCCAGTTACATGTGCATGTGATTGCGCGCAAGCGCGATGATGCGGCCTGGCCCGCCCCGGTCTGGGGCAAGCATCCCGCCGTGCCTTATGCGCCCGAGCAGGTGACTGCTATTCGTGCACGTCTGCGCGCGCTATTGCCCGCTGATTTCATCTTTACCCAGGATTGA
- a CDS encoding mechanosensitive ion channel family protein, whose protein sequence is MDLNAEVEHLVKASQAWIPMLMEYGSRVLLAFITLAIGWWLINKLTHKMGRLLAMRNADLALQGFVTKLSNIVLKIMLIISVASMIGVETTSFVAAIGGATLAIGLALQGSLANFAGGVLILLFRPFRIGDWIEAQGTAGTVDSIQIFHTVIRTGDNKTVIVPNGILSNGIITNTNRQPTRKVIFDVSVDYEADLQKAREVLLELAKDPRVLADPEPVAVISTLGDSSITVSLRAWTNTSDYWDVVFMLNELARGRLKTAGIDIPFPQRVIRVVQETAAE, encoded by the coding sequence ATGGATTTGAACGCTGAAGTGGAACACTTGGTCAAGGCTTCCCAGGCCTGGATCCCGATGCTCATGGAATACGGTAGCCGGGTCTTGCTGGCCTTCATCACCCTGGCGATCGGTTGGTGGCTGATCAACAAGCTGACCCATAAAATGGGGCGCTTGCTGGCCATGCGCAATGCGGATCTGGCGTTGCAGGGCTTTGTCACCAAGCTGTCGAATATTGTGCTGAAGATTATGCTGATCATCAGCGTGGCCTCCATGATAGGGGTGGAAACCACCTCGTTTGTCGCCGCGATTGGTGGTGCGACCCTGGCCATTGGCCTTGCGCTGCAAGGTAGCCTGGCGAACTTTGCCGGTGGCGTGCTGATCCTGTTGTTCCGTCCGTTTCGCATCGGTGATTGGATCGAAGCCCAGGGTACGGCGGGTACCGTCGACAGCATCCAGATCTTCCACACGGTGATTCGTACCGGTGATAACAAGACGGTCATTGTGCCCAATGGCATTCTGTCCAACGGCATCATTACCAACACCAACCGCCAGCCAACCCGCAAGGTGATCTTTGATGTGAGCGTGGACTACGAGGCGGATCTGCAAAAAGCCCGTGAAGTCCTGCTTGAATTGGCCAAGGATCCACGCGTTCTGGCTGATCCCGAGCCGGTAGCGGTGATTTCGACGTTGGGTGACAGTTCGATCACAGTGTCCCTGCGGGCGTGGACCAATACGTCGGATTATTGGGATGTGGTGTTCATGCTTAACGAACTGGCCCGTGGCCGATTGAAAACAGCCGGGATTGATATTCCGTTTCCACAGCGGGTTATTCGTGTCGTACAGGAAACTGCTGCCGAGTAG